In one window of Lewinella sp. 4G2 DNA:
- a CDS encoding plasmid pRiA4b ORF-3 family protein encodes MLSQSHDLLAVLQRAAMTGAVREDAHFLQATTLYGSYFRALNAGAEPEGEDLHPDADALVDALETALDERIALGLDNGLVPEEFVSQDALSEAAFAEVNAELVEALKAYGSLVDYFGDTDGSKKPAPVAVVEELVEAPPAAPEVTESVPVQQPVVEAVPAVAEPAVASDVEDLLDIRVSLYGSSPPIWRRFSIPAGASVKSLHRIIQTAFEWQGHHLHEFNVGYSRFGPVESDGESYAGMTVGDVLEHPGEKIGYIYDFGDDWRHVIELMGKQPNLSGRTRARCTAGRMAAPLDDCGGLPGFYDYVEILERGPEDPDYDDAARALGKDFNPAEFDLVAVDAGVGEIGLG; translated from the coding sequence ATGTTGAGCCAGAGCCATGATTTACTGGCCGTCCTGCAGCGGGCGGCGATGACGGGGGCGGTGCGGGAGGACGCGCATTTTTTGCAGGCGACGACGCTTTACGGAAGCTATTTTAGGGCGCTGAACGCAGGTGCCGAGCCGGAGGGGGAGGATTTGCACCCGGACGCCGATGCGCTGGTCGATGCATTAGAAACGGCCCTCGACGAACGGATCGCGCTGGGTTTGGACAACGGGTTGGTGCCGGAAGAATTTGTATCGCAAGATGCGCTTTCGGAAGCCGCTTTTGCGGAAGTGAACGCGGAACTGGTGGAAGCGCTGAAGGCTTACGGATCGTTGGTGGACTATTTTGGGGATACGGACGGCAGCAAAAAGCCCGCCCCGGTGGCCGTTGTGGAGGAGCTAGTGGAAGCACCCCCCGCCGCGCCGGAAGTAACGGAAAGCGTACCGGTGCAACAGCCGGTCGTTGAGGCGGTGCCGGCAGTAGCTGAGCCGGCGGTCGCATCGGACGTGGAGGATTTACTGGACATCCGGGTAAGCCTCTACGGATCTTCGCCACCGATTTGGCGGCGGTTTAGTATTCCGGCGGGAGCTTCGGTGAAGAGTTTGCACCGGATCATTCAGACGGCCTTCGAGTGGCAGGGGCACCATTTGCACGAATTTAACGTGGGCTACAGCCGCTTCGGCCCGGTGGAGAGCGACGGGGAATCCTACGCCGGCATGACCGTGGGCGACGTGCTGGAGCACCCCGGCGAAAAGATTGGCTACATCTACGATTTTGGTGATGATTGGCGCCACGTCATCGAATTGATGGGCAAGCAACCCAACCTCAGCGGGCGAACCCGCGCCCGTTGTACGGCCGGCCGCATGGCCGCCCCACTGGATGATTGCGGTGGTTTACCTGGCTTTTATGATTATGTGGAAATCCTCGAGCGCGGCCCGGAGGACCCGGATTATGATGATGCCGCGCGGGCCCTGGGGAAGGATTTTAATCCGGCGGAGTTTGATTTGGTTGCGGTGGATGCTGGGGTTGGGGAGATTGGGTTGGGGTGA